A genomic segment from Micromonospora echinaurantiaca encodes:
- a CDS encoding acyl carrier protein has translation MADGDTRLAELRELVAEVLEVEPEELTDTGDFQEEYEADSLRAIEMLARIEKKYKIEIPQQELANMQNLKAVYAVTAGYAGWSES, from the coding sequence ATGGCTGACGGCGACACGCGTCTGGCGGAGCTCAGGGAACTCGTCGCGGAGGTCCTCGAGGTCGAGCCGGAGGAGCTGACCGACACCGGGGACTTCCAGGAGGAGTACGAGGCGGACTCGCTGCGGGCGATCGAGATGCTCGCCCGGATCGAGAAGAAGTACAAGATCGAGATCCCGCAGCAGGAGCTGGCGAACATGCAGAACCTCAAGGCCGTGTACGCGGTGACGGCCGGCTACGCCGGCTGGTCCGAATCGTGA
- a CDS encoding 3-hydroxyacyl-ACP dehydratase FabZ family protein → MVGVRLDFPQLRRTLPHGPGMLLLDRVEELRPGVGLTAVKTVSGIEPCYAGLDPADGVEAYAYPSCLLLESFGQAAAVLWLHSAGATRPDEVLMLAAARDCEFVGRAYPGDVVRHVVELEHRSDGAAFVTGRSSVGSRPIATYGSLTAVVRPRTALPARPDGT, encoded by the coding sequence GTGGTCGGGGTGAGACTCGACTTCCCGCAGCTGCGCCGGACGCTGCCGCACGGGCCCGGCATGCTGCTGCTCGACCGGGTCGAGGAGCTGCGCCCCGGGGTGGGGCTGACCGCCGTGAAGACCGTCTCCGGGATCGAGCCGTGCTACGCCGGGCTCGACCCGGCCGACGGCGTCGAGGCGTACGCCTACCCGTCCTGCCTGCTGCTGGAGTCGTTCGGCCAGGCCGCGGCGGTGCTCTGGCTGCACAGCGCCGGGGCGACCCGTCCGGACGAGGTGCTCATGCTCGCCGCTGCCCGGGACTGCGAGTTCGTCGGGCGGGCCTACCCGGGCGACGTGGTGCGCCACGTCGTCGAGCTGGAGCACCGCAGCGACGGGGCCGCGTTCGTCACCGGCCGCAGCAGCGTGGGCTCGCGCCCGATCGCGACCTACGGCTCGCTCACCGCGGTCGTCCGGCCGCGCACCGCCCTACCGGCACGGCCGGACGGCACGTGA
- a CDS encoding hotdog family protein: MSSPEPERGTVRRLRPRYAGANIRTWIGFKTFMYLAEEATLAWFRERDLGPQTLYHRYGLGLEVVDSSVQLPAVLEVDDEVEARVEPRGPGRFGVRLHLRRDGQPVTVLRGTVTVALVTERGAPAGDPPPALAPLVVPGVAAVAPADPPPPAAEAYRFGWRARYFHCHYSDRVQHGSHVAALEEVVDRFLADRGLSVPRLLAERSWIPVVSRARVRLLADAHMDDEIETTFTVTEIVKDRAFDGRMDAFATGPGRDRPRHVATARILHGYAVSAGSAAGTLAELDAETVKALTGGAS; encoded by the coding sequence ATGTCCAGTCCCGAACCGGAGCGCGGCACCGTCCGCCGGCTCCGTCCCCGGTACGCGGGCGCCAACATCCGCACCTGGATCGGCTTCAAGACCTTCATGTACCTGGCCGAGGAGGCCACTCTGGCCTGGTTCCGCGAGCGGGACCTCGGCCCGCAGACCCTCTACCACCGGTACGGCCTCGGACTGGAGGTCGTGGACAGCTCGGTGCAGCTGCCCGCCGTCCTGGAGGTCGACGACGAGGTGGAGGCGCGGGTCGAGCCGCGCGGGCCCGGACGGTTCGGGGTGCGGCTGCACCTGCGTCGCGACGGGCAGCCGGTCACCGTGCTGCGGGGCACCGTGACGGTGGCGCTGGTCACCGAGCGCGGCGCCCCCGCCGGGGACCCGCCGCCGGCGCTGGCCCCGCTGGTGGTGCCCGGCGTGGCCGCGGTGGCCCCGGCCGACCCGCCGCCGCCGGCCGCGGAGGCGTACCGCTTCGGGTGGCGGGCCCGCTACTTCCACTGCCACTACTCCGACCGGGTCCAGCACGGCAGCCACGTCGCCGCGCTGGAGGAGGTGGTCGACCGGTTCCTCGCCGACCGGGGCCTGTCGGTGCCCCGGCTGCTCGCCGAACGCAGCTGGATCCCGGTGGTGTCCCGGGCCCGGGTGCGGCTGCTCGCCGACGCGCACATGGACGACGAGATCGAGACCACCTTCACCGTCACCGAGATCGTCAAGGACCGCGCCTTCGACGGCCGGATGGACGCCTTCGCCACCGGGCCCGGGCGGGACCGGCCGCGGCACGTAGCGACCGCCCGCATCCTGCACGGCTACGCGGTGAGCGCCGGGTCGGCCGCCGGCACCCTGGCCGAGCTCGACGCGGAGACGGTCAAGGCCCTCACCGGGGGCGCGTCGTGA
- a CDS encoding beta-ketoacyl-[acyl-carrier-protein] synthase family protein gives MRRVVITGLGPVSNIGIGAAAFESGLRGGHNGISAITSFDTAGFPRTMAGEVRAFEPEPILRRLDTAAWGRSSLFAAAAARLAVRDAGLRVDRVPPHRVGVAVGTTSGESKVTEEMGRRIVDHGFPALPGDLAEHLPAGRLAAAVSEELGVTGESVTLATACSASNYALGYAYDLVANGDADVMLTGGADSVCRWAHAGFVRLGAVADKACAPFDRDRSGMITAEGGAMLLLESADHARARGATPYAEVLGYGLNCDARHMVAPDAASIAECMRLAHRNAGVRPDDIDYVCAHGTGTAANDATEAAALEDAFDGRVPPVSSIKSMLGHTMGAASAFGVMAAALAIARGFLPPTINWSNPDPAMARLDPIPNHARPARVRVAQNNGFAFGGNNAIVLLGAVS, from the coding sequence ATGAGGCGGGTGGTGATCACCGGCCTCGGACCGGTGTCGAACATCGGGATCGGGGCGGCGGCGTTCGAATCGGGGCTGCGCGGCGGACACAACGGCATCTCCGCCATCACCAGCTTCGACACCGCCGGCTTCCCCCGGACCATGGCCGGTGAGGTGCGGGCGTTCGAGCCGGAGCCGATCCTGCGCCGGCTCGACACCGCCGCCTGGGGCCGGTCCAGCCTCTTCGCGGCCGCCGCGGCGCGGCTCGCGGTGCGCGACGCCGGCCTGCGCGTCGACCGGGTGCCACCGCACCGGGTCGGCGTGGCGGTCGGCACCACCAGCGGCGAGTCGAAGGTGACCGAGGAGATGGGCCGCCGGATCGTCGACCACGGCTTCCCGGCGCTCCCCGGTGACCTGGCCGAGCACCTGCCCGCCGGGCGGCTCGCCGCCGCGGTGAGCGAGGAACTGGGCGTCACCGGGGAGTCGGTCACCCTCGCCACCGCCTGCTCGGCCAGCAACTACGCGTTGGGTTACGCGTACGACCTGGTGGCCAACGGTGACGCGGACGTGATGCTCACCGGCGGCGCGGACTCGGTGTGCCGCTGGGCGCACGCCGGGTTCGTCCGGCTCGGCGCGGTCGCCGACAAGGCCTGCGCGCCGTTCGACCGGGACCGCTCCGGCATGATCACCGCGGAGGGCGGCGCCATGCTGCTGCTGGAGTCCGCCGACCACGCCCGCGCCCGGGGCGCCACGCCCTACGCGGAGGTGCTGGGCTATGGCCTGAACTGCGACGCCCGGCACATGGTCGCCCCGGACGCCGCCTCGATCGCCGAGTGCATGCGGCTGGCGCACCGCAACGCGGGCGTCCGTCCGGACGACATCGACTATGTCTGCGCGCACGGCACCGGCACCGCGGCCAACGACGCCACCGAGGCGGCCGCACTGGAGGACGCCTTCGACGGGCGGGTGCCGCCGGTCAGCTCGATCAAGTCGATGCTCGGCCACACCATGGGCGCGGCCAGCGCGTTCGGGGTGATGGCCGCGGCCCTGGCGATCGCCCGCGGGTTCCTGCCACCCACCATCAACTGGAGCAACCCGGACCCGGCGATGGCCCGGCTGGACCCGATTCCCAACCACGCCCGGCCGGCCCGGGTGCGGGTGGCCCAGAACAACGGCTTCGCCTTCGGCGGCAACAACGCCATCGTGCTGCTGGGAGCTGTCTCGTGA
- a CDS encoding 2-hydroxychromene-2-carboxylate isomerase — translation MKRGPRVHFSFRSPFSWMAIHRLRRRLPDAHQRLDFIPYWDPDERTSADLAAAGAEFHYTPMSKAKHLYILHDTRRQAAKLGLRMVWPVDVDPWWELPHLGYLLARRLGRGEQFYDAVTAARWERGENVCEPPVLRAAAERAGLDGDRIVAAAESAEIRAAGVDCLVTAYHDDIFGIPYFRVGPHRFWGLDRLDDFLTELLGPATVPVPTGAPERVLVDTDTAGGCG, via the coding sequence GTGAAGCGCGGACCCCGGGTGCACTTCTCCTTCCGCAGCCCGTTCAGCTGGATGGCGATCCACCGGCTGCGCCGCCGGCTGCCCGACGCCCACCAGCGGCTGGACTTCATCCCGTACTGGGACCCGGACGAGCGCACCAGCGCCGACCTGGCGGCCGCCGGGGCGGAGTTCCACTACACCCCCATGAGCAAGGCCAAGCACCTCTACATCCTGCACGACACCCGGCGGCAGGCGGCCAAGCTCGGCCTGCGGATGGTCTGGCCGGTCGACGTCGACCCGTGGTGGGAACTGCCGCACCTGGGCTACCTGCTGGCCCGGCGGCTCGGCCGCGGCGAGCAGTTCTACGACGCGGTCACCGCCGCCCGGTGGGAGCGCGGCGAGAACGTCTGCGAGCCGCCGGTGCTGCGCGCCGCGGCCGAACGGGCGGGGCTGGACGGCGACCGGATCGTGGCCGCCGCCGAGTCCGCCGAGATCCGCGCGGCCGGGGTGGACTGCCTGGTCACCGCGTACCACGACGACATCTTCGGGATCCCGTACTTCCGGGTCGGGCCGCACCGGTTCTGGGGGCTGGACCGGCTCGACGACTTCCTCACCGAACTGCTCGGCCCGGCCACCGTGCCGGTGCCCACCGGCGCGCCGGAGCGGGTGCTCGTCGACACCGACACCGCGGGCGGCTGCGGATGA
- a CDS encoding alpha/beta fold hydrolase, giving the protein MTSPQAHLLSPGTDTGPCAVFVHGIEDTWRTWTRLSRCLGPQWRTVALDLPWRAGNDYRWRWSGGPGDWVGAGLEALGGRPFLLVGHSFGANAVLARLAAGEPRATAAVLAAPFFRPAEHRVTWETFDLSRETFQRQISDGMRLRLRRTAPPDVFEVMIARTCERIGPVGFLAVFEQYVASGHLPLSHVDIPAAILIGEADPGMFRPHMEALARRLPRATVAAGDDFDHFCHVNHAPEVARLIEELAAAGAGLRPTD; this is encoded by the coding sequence ATGACGTCGCCGCAGGCCCACCTGCTCTCGCCGGGCACCGACACCGGCCCGTGCGCGGTGTTCGTGCACGGCATCGAGGACACCTGGCGTACCTGGACCCGGCTGTCGCGCTGTCTCGGGCCGCAGTGGCGCACGGTCGCCCTGGACCTGCCCTGGCGGGCCGGCAACGACTACCGCTGGCGCTGGTCCGGCGGCCCGGGGGACTGGGTCGGCGCCGGGCTGGAAGCGCTCGGCGGCCGGCCGTTCCTGCTGGTCGGCCACTCCTTCGGCGCGAACGCGGTGCTCGCCCGGCTGGCGGCCGGAGAGCCGCGGGCCACCGCCGCGGTGCTCGCCGCGCCGTTCTTCCGCCCGGCCGAGCACCGGGTCACCTGGGAGACCTTCGACCTGTCCCGGGAGACCTTCCAGCGGCAGATCAGCGACGGGATGCGGCTGCGGCTGCGGCGTACCGCCCCGCCGGACGTCTTCGAGGTGATGATCGCCCGCACCTGCGAGCGGATCGGCCCGGTCGGCTTCCTCGCCGTCTTCGAGCAGTACGTCGCCAGCGGCCACCTGCCGCTGTCGCACGTGGACATCCCGGCGGCCATCCTCATCGGCGAGGCGGACCCGGGGATGTTCCGCCCGCACATGGAGGCGCTGGCCCGCCGCCTGCCCCGGGCCACGGTGGCCGCCGGCGACGACTTCGACCACTTCTGCCACGTGAACCACGCACCCGAGGTGGCCCGGCTGATCGAGGAGTTGGCGGCCGCCGGCGCCGGCCTCCGACCGACCGATTGA
- a CDS encoding steroid 3-ketoacyl-CoA thiolase codes for MTDAVIVDAVRTPIGRRDGALSTVKPVALLRHVLLGLIERTGVDPAAVEQVIGGCVSQVGEQGLGVTRNAWLATGLDPGVGCTTVDVSCGSAQQANHLVAALIATGAIEVGIACGVESMSRVPAGANAPGGVDEHKLPDYPWDDPPGVQFGGAERIARREGLTRADLDGYGALSQQRAARAWAHGRYAAEVLPLGGLARDEGLRPTTVETLAGLRPVMRGGLHTAGSTSQVSDGAAAVLWMSRRRADELGLRPRARLLHQVVTGADPYFLLDGPTVATRRILDRARLKLTDLDVVEVNEAFAAVVLSWARHHGADLDRVNVNGGAIALGHPMGATGARLLTTALHELERIDGELALVTMCCGGSQGTASVLQRIAG; via the coding sequence CTGACCGACGCGGTGATCGTGGACGCCGTCCGCACCCCGATCGGGCGGCGCGACGGCGCGCTGTCCACCGTCAAGCCGGTGGCGCTGCTGCGGCACGTGCTGCTCGGGCTGATCGAGCGCACCGGCGTCGACCCGGCGGCGGTGGAGCAGGTGATCGGCGGCTGCGTCAGCCAGGTCGGTGAGCAGGGGCTCGGGGTGACCCGCAACGCCTGGCTCGCCACCGGGCTGGACCCGGGCGTCGGCTGCACCACCGTCGACGTCAGCTGCGGCTCCGCGCAGCAGGCCAACCACCTGGTCGCCGCGCTGATCGCGACCGGGGCGATCGAGGTGGGCATCGCCTGCGGCGTCGAGTCGATGAGCCGGGTGCCGGCCGGCGCCAACGCGCCCGGCGGCGTGGACGAGCACAAGCTGCCCGACTACCCGTGGGACGACCCCCCGGGCGTGCAGTTCGGCGGGGCCGAGCGGATCGCCCGGCGCGAGGGGCTGACCCGCGCCGACCTCGACGGCTACGGCGCGCTGTCCCAGCAGCGGGCCGCCCGGGCCTGGGCGCACGGGCGGTACGCCGCCGAGGTGCTGCCGCTGGGCGGCCTGGCCCGCGACGAGGGGCTGCGCCCCACCACCGTCGAGACGCTGGCCGGGCTGCGCCCGGTGATGCGCGGCGGGCTGCACACCGCCGGCAGCACCTCGCAGGTCTCCGACGGCGCCGCCGCGGTGCTGTGGATGTCCCGCCGCCGCGCCGACGAGTTGGGGCTGCGGCCCCGCGCCCGGCTGCTGCACCAGGTGGTGACCGGCGCCGACCCGTACTTCCTGCTGGACGGGCCGACCGTGGCCACCCGGCGGATCCTCGACCGGGCCCGGCTGAAGCTCACCGACCTGGACGTGGTGGAGGTCAACGAGGCGTTCGCCGCGGTGGTGCTCTCCTGGGCCCGGCACCACGGCGCCGACCTGGACCGGGTGAACGTCAACGGGGGAGCGATCGCGCTCGGGCACCCGATGGGCGCCACCGGCGCCCGGCTGCTCACCACCGCCCTGCATGAGCTGGAACGCATCGACGGGGAGCTGGCGCTGGTCACCATGTGCTGCGGCGGCAGCCAGGGCACCGCCTCGGTGCTGCAACGGATCGCGGGGTGA
- a CDS encoding beta-ketoacyl synthase N-terminal-like domain-containing protein: MTGYGVAVTGWSAHLPALPPGARLAGWEPGPACPPEDAATLLGRKGLLAKEPATRLALCAVHRALGRPARAGRRVPDTPPDPDTAVVVATNLGNCATVAAVATAVATDGVRAVSPLDAPNASSNVVSSTVAIWFGWGGPNLTVCSGHPAGLDAVALGVLLLSAGRARRVVVVGAEPADPVAAGLLDAAAPLRPLAACVLLERDGDLRLGPVEELTGPPPGGADLLLAPAGLAADAVDLTGAVGAGYGALGVLQLAVAAAVLAERGGSARIVCGDPDDGYRTTRLSRGTG, translated from the coding sequence GTGACCGGGTACGGCGTCGCGGTCACCGGGTGGAGCGCGCACCTGCCGGCCCTGCCGCCCGGTGCCCGGCTCGCCGGCTGGGAGCCGGGTCCGGCGTGCCCGCCCGAGGACGCCGCGACGCTGCTCGGCCGCAAGGGGCTGCTGGCCAAGGAACCGGCGACCCGGCTGGCGCTCTGCGCCGTGCACCGGGCGCTGGGCCGGCCGGCGCGGGCCGGCCGCCGCGTCCCGGACACGCCACCGGATCCGGACACCGCCGTGGTGGTCGCCACCAACCTCGGCAACTGCGCCACCGTCGCGGCGGTGGCCACCGCGGTCGCCACCGACGGGGTACGGGCGGTGAGCCCGCTGGACGCGCCGAACGCGTCGAGCAACGTGGTCAGCAGCACCGTGGCGATCTGGTTCGGCTGGGGCGGCCCCAACCTGACGGTCTGCTCGGGCCACCCGGCCGGCCTGGACGCGGTCGCGCTCGGCGTGCTGCTGCTGTCCGCCGGCCGGGCCCGGCGGGTGGTGGTGGTCGGCGCGGAACCGGCCGACCCGGTCGCCGCCGGGCTGCTCGACGCCGCCGCGCCGCTGCGCCCGCTGGCCGCCTGCGTGCTGCTGGAACGCGACGGTGACCTGCGGCTCGGCCCGGTCGAGGAACTGACCGGGCCGCCGCCCGGGGGAGCGGACCTGCTGCTCGCCCCGGCCGGCCTGGCCGCCGACGCGGTCGACCTGACCGGCGCGGTCGGCGCCGGCTACGGCGCGCTCGGCGTCCTCCAGTTGGCGGTGGCCGCCGCCGTGCTCGCCGAGCGGGGCGGCAGCGCCCGGATCGTCTGCGGCGACCCGGACGACGGGTACCGCACCACCCGGCTGTCGAGGGGGACCGGATGA
- a CDS encoding beta-ketoacyl synthase N-terminal-like domain-containing protein, giving the protein MSALQIIGWGVTSPAGTDHPALVGALDRPPAPVEVAGRYDAPLPTPRAHALLDFDVRAELGRKGTSFFDRRTALTVVTCRRALADAGLQVTDANRHRIGVVLGTTAGSVRSSVDYAVDTFTQDPPYMVNPALFPNTVMNCAAGQSAIWFNLTGVNATLAGGRVAFLSVLRWCANSFRSRQADYLLAGAVEEFTPHTAWLSRHGRDDDLPAGEGGAVFVLRPPGGTHLRGPDAEVLAVTLGFCPRGRERAEALAGCLRGALDRCGVDGGEVRMAAIGGADDGAARVAAWRAVESALGHSRARRIAVDEAMGDNPTAGGALELATVLAAHRQDPRLDGQLSVLVAQNREGAVGAAVVRGWGRGTDRG; this is encoded by the coding sequence GTGAGCGCGCTGCAGATCATCGGCTGGGGTGTCACCAGCCCGGCCGGCACCGACCACCCGGCACTGGTCGGGGCGCTCGACCGGCCGCCGGCGCCGGTCGAGGTCGCCGGCCGGTACGACGCCCCGCTGCCCACGCCGCGCGCGCACGCCCTGCTCGACTTCGACGTCCGGGCCGAGCTGGGCCGCAAGGGCACCAGCTTCTTCGACCGGCGGACCGCGCTCACCGTGGTCACCTGCCGCCGGGCGCTGGCCGACGCCGGGCTCCAGGTCACCGACGCCAACCGGCACCGGATCGGGGTGGTGCTCGGCACCACCGCCGGCAGCGTCCGGTCCTCGGTGGACTACGCGGTGGACACCTTCACCCAGGACCCGCCCTACATGGTGAACCCGGCGCTGTTCCCGAACACGGTGATGAACTGCGCCGCCGGGCAGTCGGCCATCTGGTTCAACCTGACCGGCGTCAACGCCACGCTGGCCGGCGGCCGGGTGGCGTTCCTGTCGGTGCTGCGCTGGTGCGCCAACAGCTTCCGCTCCCGGCAGGCCGACTACCTGCTCGCCGGCGCGGTCGAGGAGTTCACCCCGCACACCGCCTGGCTGTCCCGGCACGGCCGCGACGACGACCTGCCGGCCGGCGAGGGCGGCGCGGTGTTCGTGCTGCGCCCGCCCGGCGGCACCCACCTGCGCGGCCCGGACGCCGAGGTGCTCGCCGTGACGCTGGGCTTCTGCCCCCGGGGTCGGGAGCGCGCCGAGGCGCTCGCCGGCTGCCTGCGCGGCGCGCTGGACCGCTGCGGGGTAGACGGCGGCGAGGTGCGGATGGCGGCGATCGGCGGGGCCGACGACGGCGCGGCCCGGGTCGCCGCGTGGCGGGCGGTCGAGTCGGCGCTCGGCCACTCCCGGGCCCGGCGGATCGCCGTCGACGAGGCGATGGGCGACAACCCCACCGCCGGGGGCGCGCTGGAACTGGCCACCGTGCTGGCCGCGCACCGGCAGGATCCGCGGCTGGACGGGCAGCTGTCGGTGCTGGTGGCGCAGAACCGCGAGGGGGCGGTGGGCGCCGCCGTCGTCCGGGGGTGGGGCCGTGGCACTGATCGCGGCTAG
- a CDS encoding beta-ketoacyl synthase N-terminal-like domain-containing protein, which yields MALIAASAVRSCFGDGAATFDRLLAGECGVGPLRHVDPAAVNVTHAHHLPAPRGADEPDLPASDWLAGCVTAALAAAGLDPATARVPVLVGTGLRELRAVERQAVSGRPVRAARLHFTGALRAAAPRLGPVLTVANACSASGHTLALAADLVDSGAADVAVAAGTDAMTASMLAMIGRVTEEPTEQVRPFDADRTGVLLGEGAAAVVVVSGAWRGPVAARLLGVGLSCDAHHETAPSLAGISRAMTDALARAGRSPSEVDVVVSHGTGTLLNDVTEAEAIHRVLVEAGGDPYVTGIKGALGHTSGASALMSLDVAIRCLRAGRVPPVVGLRRPLPEAKALRLVTGAPVRCAARVAQVNSFGFGGVNAVTLVAAA from the coding sequence GTGGCACTGATCGCGGCTAGCGCGGTACGCAGCTGCTTCGGCGACGGCGCCGCCACCTTCGACCGGCTGCTGGCCGGCGAGTGCGGCGTCGGCCCGTTGCGCCACGTCGACCCGGCCGCGGTCAACGTCACCCACGCCCACCACCTGCCCGCCCCGCGCGGCGCGGACGAGCCGGACCTGCCCGCCAGCGACTGGCTCGCCGGGTGCGTCACCGCCGCGCTCGCCGCGGCCGGGCTCGACCCGGCGACCGCCCGGGTGCCGGTGCTGGTCGGCACCGGCCTGCGCGAACTGCGGGCGGTGGAGCGGCAGGCGGTGTCCGGCCGGCCGGTCCGGGCGGCCCGGCTGCACTTCACCGGCGCGCTGCGGGCCGCCGCCCCGCGGCTCGGCCCGGTGCTCACCGTCGCCAACGCGTGCAGCGCCTCCGGGCACACCCTCGCCCTCGCCGCCGACCTGGTCGACAGCGGGGCGGCCGACGTGGCGGTGGCCGCCGGCACCGACGCGATGACCGCGTCCATGCTCGCCATGATCGGACGGGTCACCGAGGAGCCGACCGAACAGGTGCGGCCCTTCGACGCCGACCGCACCGGGGTGCTGCTCGGCGAGGGCGCCGCCGCGGTGGTGGTGGTCTCCGGGGCGTGGCGCGGGCCGGTGGCGGCCCGGCTGCTCGGCGTCGGGCTCTCCTGCGACGCCCACCACGAGACCGCCCCGTCGCTGGCCGGCATCAGCCGGGCGATGACCGACGCGCTGGCCCGCGCCGGCCGGTCCCCGTCCGAGGTGGACGTGGTGGTCAGCCACGGCACCGGCACGCTGCTCAACGACGTCACCGAGGCGGAGGCGATCCACCGGGTGCTGGTCGAGGCCGGCGGCGACCCGTACGTGACCGGCATCAAGGGGGCGCTCGGCCACACCTCCGGCGCCTCGGCGCTGATGAGCCTGGACGTGGCGATCCGGTGCCTGCGCGCCGGGCGGGTGCCGCCGGTGGTGGGGCTGCGCCGGCCGTTGCCGGAGGCGAAGGCGCTGCGCCTGGTCACCGGCGCGCCGGTGCGCTGCGCCGCGCGGGTGGCCCAGGTCAACTCGTTCGGCTTCGGCGGGGTCAACGCGGTCACCCTGGTGGCGGCGGCGTGA
- a CDS encoding cytochrome P450 yields the protein MSGTAVRAAALFDPADPAVADDPYPSYARLRRKAPVLHLPAADVWAVSRHADVAVVLRDPATFSSKVGMSPDFGGRKVIPDAGVRYRIGAPDVRVLIATDPPEHQVFRRAVARAFSPSAVAALAPRVTRIARDRVRRLLAYDGPVDFFAEVAEPVPALVLAEMLGVPAEMQHEFRQWSAVITADLSQAGSGADGIGRGMDMFRFFGRRLRHGTPHDPPDLFDAIAAGRRAGITDQEVLAFCAFLLVAGIETTTSLATNLLHTLIGQPELADRLRRHPELVPAAVEEGIRYDTSVQALWRGTTREVTLRGQRIPAGARVLVLFGSANRDETVFTDPDTFRLDRHPNDHLSFGGGVHYCLGARLARLELTAVFTELLAATRAIEAAGPGRRTGSLVLRGFTHQPVRVVPR from the coding sequence ATGAGCGGCACCGCGGTCCGCGCAGCGGCGCTGTTCGACCCGGCGGACCCGGCCGTCGCCGACGACCCGTACCCCAGCTACGCCCGGCTGCGCCGAAAGGCCCCGGTGCTGCACCTGCCGGCGGCGGACGTCTGGGCGGTGAGCCGGCACGCCGACGTGGCGGTGGTGCTGCGCGACCCGGCCACGTTCTCCTCGAAGGTGGGCATGAGCCCCGACTTCGGTGGGCGCAAGGTGATCCCGGACGCCGGGGTGCGCTACCGGATCGGCGCGCCCGACGTGCGGGTGCTGATCGCCACCGACCCGCCCGAGCACCAGGTGTTCCGGCGGGCGGTGGCGCGCGCCTTCAGCCCGTCCGCGGTCGCCGCCCTGGCGCCGCGGGTCACCCGGATCGCCCGCGACCGGGTCCGCCGGCTGCTGGCGTACGACGGGCCGGTCGACTTCTTCGCCGAGGTGGCCGAGCCGGTGCCGGCGCTGGTGCTGGCCGAGATGCTCGGCGTCCCGGCGGAGATGCAGCACGAGTTCCGGCAGTGGTCGGCGGTCATCACCGCCGACCTGAGCCAGGCCGGGTCCGGCGCCGACGGCATCGGTCGCGGCATGGACATGTTCCGGTTCTTCGGGCGGCGGCTGCGGCACGGCACGCCGCACGACCCGCCCGACCTCTTCGACGCCATCGCCGCCGGGCGTCGGGCCGGCATCACCGACCAGGAGGTGCTGGCCTTCTGCGCGTTCCTGCTGGTCGCCGGGATCGAGACGACCACCAGCCTGGCCACCAACCTGCTGCACACGCTGATCGGCCAGCCCGAGCTCGCCGACCGGCTGCGTCGGCACCCCGAGCTGGTGCCGGCTGCGGTCGAGGAGGGCATCCGGTACGACACCTCGGTGCAGGCGCTGTGGCGCGGCACCACCCGCGAGGTGACGCTGCGCGGGCAGCGCATCCCGGCCGGTGCCCGGGTGCTGGTCCTCTTCGGCTCGGCCAACCGCGACGAGACGGTCTTCACCGACCCGGACACCTTCCGCCTCGACCGCCACCCCAACGACCACCTGAGCTTCGGCGGCGGGGTGCACTACTGCCTCGGCGCCCGGCTGGCCCGACTGGAGCTGACAGCGGTCTTCACCGAACTGCTCGCCGCGACCCGGGCGATCGAGGCGGCCGGCCCCGGCCGGCGTACCGGCAGCCTGGTGCTGCGCGGCTTCACCCACCAGCCGGTCCGGGTGGTGCCGCGGTGA